In Lutra lutra chromosome 6, mLutLut1.2, whole genome shotgun sequence, the following are encoded in one genomic region:
- the RPS10 gene encoding 40S ribosomal protein S10, protein MLMPKKNRIAIYELLFKEGVMVAKKDVHMPKHPELADKNVPNLHVMKAMQSLKSRGYVKEQFAWRHFYWYLTNEGIQYLRDYLHLPPEIVPATLRRSRPETGRPRPKGLEGERPARLTRGEADRDTYRRSAVPPGADKKAEAGAGSATEFQFRGGFGRGRGQPPQ, encoded by the exons ATGTTGATGCCCAAGAAGAACCGAATTGCCATTTATGAACTCCTTTTCAAGGAGGGAGTGATGGTGGCCAAGAAGGATGTCCACATGCCCAAACACCCTGAGTTGGCAGACAAGAACGTGCCCAATCTTCACGTCATGAAGGCCATGCAG TCTCTCAAATCACGAGGCTACGTAAAGGAACAGTTTGCCTGGAGACATTTCTACTGGTACCTTACCAACGAGGGTATCCAGTATCTGCGTGATTACCTCCACCTGCCCCCTGAGATTGTGCCTGCCACTCTGCGCCGCAGCCGCCCTGAGACTGGCAGACCACGGCCCAAAG GTCTGGAGGGAGAGCGACCTGCAAGACTCACACGAGGGGAAGCTGACAGAGACACCTACAGACGAAGTGCTGTGCCCC CTGGTGCCGACAAGAAAGCTGAGGCCGGGGCTGGGTCAGCAACTGAGTTCCAGTTC AGAGGCGGATTTGGTCGTGGACGTGGTCAGCCACCTCAGTAA